A genome region from Nitrosopumilus oxyclinae includes the following:
- a CDS encoding aconitase X swivel domain-containing protein produces MNKVLVQGNVEGIVLKSEDPINFLGTVDKKTGIISDKNHDLFEKSIANTILLFPSGVGSSVGAYTIYSIKSNNSAPLAMICKKADLTVATGCALANIPLVIVSEKKFSSIQNNDKIVLDTKSENIISTIF; encoded by the coding sequence ATGAATAAAGTTCTTGTTCAAGGAAATGTTGAAGGTATAGTATTAAAATCTGAAGATCCAATAAATTTTTTGGGAACAGTTGATAAAAAAACAGGAATAATAAGTGACAAGAATCATGATTTATTTGAAAAATCAATTGCAAATACAATTCTTCTATTTCCATCAGGTGTAGGAAGTAGTGTTGGAGCATATACTATTTATTCAATAAAATCAAACAATTCTGCACCACTTGCAATGATATGTAAAAAAGCTGATCTAACAGTTGCGACTGGTTGTGCATTAGCAAATATTCCACTTGTTATTGTTTCAGAGAAAAAATTTTCATCAATTCAAAATAATGATAAAATTGTCTTAGATACAAAATCTGAAAATATTATTTCAACTATTTTTTAA
- a CDS encoding THUMP domain-containing protein, with amino-acid sequence MDEISYVVVFPTIFSKNKIPQLITNIKKILKIKNQEFKSVKRDGDIILVDANDPVFASSAINLLFGIEKIAIARKISNDFQNIISEITSIGGNLLLKGEKFLVKVEGISKGFVVKDVEIAATSNIIEKKAKLGAYPGTDENYDKLLYTYLTKNNAYICIFSDNGKGGIPYQSQNQKTICAVYDEISAVSCFETIKQGYDVKILVCYRQKSELMNLVKIINQIIPRLVHDKIELEFLQLKISPNGIKNYLIYVNSILEILLQYSNNRVSLALSPLIYSTDFIDNSLKLVFEKKKIPILPLAGVDSNLFDEAKEIGLERNIKKLEKMVTLSTNKIPIFSKKEVESALKSKKVINIQIGPNNVHDILDSLENH; translated from the coding sequence ATGGATGAAATATCATACGTTGTAGTTTTCCCAACCATATTTTCAAAAAATAAAATTCCACAACTAATCACAAATATAAAAAAAATTCTTAAAATAAAAAATCAGGAATTCAAGTCCGTAAAACGTGATGGAGACATAATTTTAGTTGATGCAAATGATCCTGTATTTGCATCATCTGCAATAAATTTACTTTTTGGAATTGAAAAAATAGCTATAGCAAGAAAAATTAGTAATGATTTTCAGAATATTATTTCTGAGATTACATCTATTGGTGGTAATTTACTCTTAAAGGGAGAAAAATTTCTTGTTAAAGTAGAAGGGATTTCAAAGGGATTTGTTGTTAAAGATGTAGAAATTGCAGCAACATCAAACATTATTGAAAAGAAAGCAAAATTAGGAGCATATCCAGGAACTGATGAAAATTATGACAAGTTATTGTATACCTATCTCACAAAAAATAATGCATACATCTGTATATTTTCAGATAATGGTAAAGGGGGAATACCATATCAATCACAAAATCAAAAAACCATATGTGCAGTATATGATGAAATTTCAGCAGTTTCTTGCTTTGAGACAATCAAACAAGGGTACGATGTAAAGATACTAGTTTGTTATAGACAAAAATCTGAATTGATGAATCTTGTAAAAATAATTAATCAAATTATTCCAAGATTAGTGCATGATAAAATTGAACTTGAATTTTTACAACTTAAAATTAGTCCAAATGGAATCAAAAATTATTTAATTTATGTAAATTCAATATTAGAGATATTATTACAATATTCAAACAACCGTGTATCATTGGCATTATCTCCATTAATTTATTCTACAGACTTTATTGATAATTCATTGAAACTAGTATTTGAAAAAAAGAAAATTCCAATTTTACCACTTGCTGGGGTTGATTCTAACTTGTTTGATGAAGCTAAAGAGATAGGCCTTGAAAGAAATATTAAGAAACTAGAAAAAATGGTCACACTATCTACAAATAAAATTCCTATTTTTTCAAAAAAAGAAGTTGAATCTGCACTAAAATCAAAAAAAGTCATCAATATTCAGATAGGTCCTAACAATGTTCATGATATTTTAGATTCACTAGAAAATCATTGA
- a CDS encoding glycosyltransferase produces the protein MLKIGEFIYPWGSGHYSRMMRLNDVLGEHIKEKFEVHFSSKDHVYEKLLKKFPDQKEKIHEILMPTPIDGKFGPSVSKSLMNLLLPISKNPSLVRQITNYLREERKLYNKEKFDLVINDGDMGSNILAKNRNIPSLFVTNQFRPKLYNSRSYLYPSLIFIAKQIAKASKILVADSPPPYTMCEYNLNFIKGLEEKIVYVGHFTNSKEIKKENISNLEKLVQDNEFGYWMRTGNKSTNDGTGQRYEEVFHQDEMKKEKRIISHARNNSSIDTVLGKDGKKYSVKEALDKKIDWIQIDIGFLSEQEKDTILNLCKYAVVNGSHTVMGEIMGGKSKPIIGIPIYDEHTNNIRWAEEKNLGVLAIKTNQVTKGISKIKENYAEFQDSLKEFSKNFVPNGAENSAKIAAQILEEKR, from the coding sequence ATGCTCAAAATAGGAGAATTCATCTATCCGTGGGGAAGTGGTCACTATTCTAGAATGATGAGACTAAATGATGTTCTAGGAGAACATATCAAAGAAAAATTTGAAGTTCATTTTTCTAGTAAAGATCATGTTTATGAAAAATTATTAAAAAAATTTCCTGATCAAAAAGAAAAAATTCATGAAATTTTAATGCCAACTCCAATTGATGGAAAGTTTGGTCCAAGTGTTTCAAAATCATTAATGAATTTATTATTACCAATTTCAAAAAATCCATCACTAGTTAGACAAATTACAAATTATTTGAGAGAAGAAAGAAAACTCTACAATAAAGAAAAATTTGATCTTGTAATTAACGATGGTGATATGGGTTCAAACATTCTAGCAAAAAATAGAAACATTCCTAGTTTGTTTGTAACAAATCAGTTTAGACCTAAACTATACAATTCAAGATCATATCTTTATCCATCATTAATTTTTATTGCAAAGCAAATTGCTAAAGCATCAAAAATTCTAGTAGCAGATTCACCACCACCATATACAATGTGTGAATATAATCTAAATTTTATCAAAGGATTAGAAGAAAAAATTGTCTATGTAGGGCATTTTACAAATAGTAAAGAAATTAAAAAAGAAAATATCTCAAATCTTGAAAAACTAGTACAAGACAATGAATTTGGTTATTGGATGAGAACTGGAAATAAATCAACTAATGATGGAACTGGTCAGAGATATGAAGAAGTATTTCATCAAGATGAAATGAAAAAAGAAAAAAGAATAATTTCACATGCAAGAAATAATTCCAGTATAGATACAGTGTTAGGAAAAGATGGAAAAAAGTATTCTGTAAAAGAAGCTTTGGATAAAAAAATAGATTGGATACAAATTGATATTGGTTTTCTTTCAGAGCAAGAAAAAGATACAATTCTAAATTTATGCAAGTATGCAGTTGTAAATGGTTCTCACACGGTAATGGGTGAAATTATGGGAGGAAAATCAAAACCAATAATTGGAATTCCAATTTATGATGAGCATACAAACAACATCAGATGGGCTGAAGAAAAGAATCTAGGCGTGTTGGCCATTAAAACAAACCAAGTAACTAAAGGAATATCCAAAATTAAAGAAAATTACGCAGAATTTCAGGATAGTTTGAAGGAATTTTCAAAGAATTTTGTTCCCAATGGGGCAGAAAATTCAGCAAAAATTGCTGCCCAAATATTAGAAGAAAAGAGATAA
- the sat gene encoding sulfate adenylyltransferase: MSETHSIKPHGGILVNRIIETDPTGLFSITISEDLANDVENIADGIFSPLEGFLGKEDFDSVVSRGRLANDLAWTIPIVLDVDEETVNKMKKAKDILLKNPDGIGVAVLHVDETFTFDKEKAAQGVYGTSDSSHPGVAYTMSMKDWLVSGKIDYIQRPNDTEIRKNRLTPTQTRESFVKAGWKTICAFQTRNPPHVAHEMLQKTSITTRDGVFVNPVIGKKKSGDFVDEVIVKCYETMIKLYYPENRCKLGTLHTQMKYAGPKEAIHHAIMRQNYGCTHIIIGRDHAGVGKFYDPMAAQKIFDDYPELEISPVFFPPFFYCRKCLTYTTPKACPHDNDVKEQISGTALREMIQNGQAPSEFILRPEVAQVILDHPKPFVD; encoded by the coding sequence ATGTCGGAAACTCATTCAATAAAACCACATGGTGGAATACTAGTTAATAGAATTATTGAAACTGATCCTACGGGATTATTCTCAATTACAATTAGTGAAGATCTTGCAAATGATGTTGAAAATATTGCAGATGGAATTTTTAGTCCTTTAGAGGGATTTTTGGGAAAAGAAGATTTTGATAGTGTTGTTTCTCGTGGAAGATTAGCTAATGATTTAGCTTGGACTATTCCAATTGTACTTGATGTTGATGAAGAAACCGTAAATAAAATGAAAAAAGCAAAAGATATTCTATTAAAAAATCCAGATGGCATTGGAGTTGCAGTATTACATGTTGATGAGACATTTACTTTTGATAAAGAGAAAGCAGCTCAAGGAGTCTATGGAACTAGCGATTCATCACATCCAGGTGTTGCATATACAATGTCAATGAAAGATTGGTTAGTTAGTGGAAAAATTGACTATATTCAAAGACCAAATGATACAGAAATTAGAAAAAATAGATTAACCCCAACCCAAACACGTGAATCTTTTGTAAAAGCAGGATGGAAAACCATTTGTGCTTTTCAAACTAGAAATCCACCTCACGTAGCACATGAAATGCTACAAAAAACATCAATTACTACACGTGATGGTGTATTTGTAAATCCAGTAATTGGTAAGAAAAAATCTGGTGATTTTGTAGATGAAGTTATCGTAAAATGCTATGAAACTATGATTAAATTATACTATCCTGAAAATCGATGCAAACTAGGAACATTACATACACAAATGAAGTATGCAGGTCCAAAAGAAGCAATACACCATGCAATTATGAGACAAAACTATGGTTGCACACATATCATAATTGGACGAGACCATGCAGGTGTTGGGAAATTTTATGATCCAATGGCAGCCCAAAAAATCTTTGATGACTATCCAGAGTTAGAAATTTCTCCAGTATTTTTCCCACCATTCTTCTATTGTAGAAAATGTCTTACGTATACTACTCCCAAGGCATGTCCACATGATAATGATGTTAAAGAGCAAATTAGTGGAACTGCACTAAGAGAAATGATTCAAAATGGTCAGGCACCATCAGAATTTATTTTAAGACCAGAAGTAGCACAAGTAATTTTGGATCATCCAAAACCTTTTGTTGATTAG
- a CDS encoding endonuclease III domain-containing protein yields the protein MKKILQGMTDTMNSVKPPRMTALRELHEVETGGPFSILIGTILSARTKDESTTKVCKVLFSKYKNAKSLGNAKVKDIEKIIKSIGFYHVKSKRIIEVAKIIDTQYKGIVPDDLETLVKLPGVGRKTANCVLVYAFEKPAIPVDIHVHRISNRLGLVDTKMPEETEQELMKKIPKKYWIDINDTFVMYGQNICKPISPMCDVCKIKKNCKYYNLKN from the coding sequence ATGAAAAAAATTCTTCAAGGAATGACAGATACCATGAATTCTGTTAAACCACCCAGAATGACTGCATTACGTGAACTTCATGAAGTAGAAACTGGTGGACCATTTAGTATATTGATTGGAACTATTCTTTCAGCTAGAACTAAAGATGAAAGTACAACAAAGGTTTGCAAAGTATTATTTTCTAAATACAAAAATGCCAAATCTTTAGGAAATGCCAAGGTAAAAGATATTGAAAAGATCATCAAATCAATTGGATTCTATCATGTAAAATCTAAGAGAATTATTGAAGTGGCAAAAATAATTGATACTCAGTACAAAGGAATTGTGCCTGATGACTTGGAGACTCTAGTAAAATTACCTGGTGTGGGAAGAAAAACTGCAAATTGTGTATTGGTATATGCTTTTGAGAAACCAGCAATTCCAGTAGATATTCATGTTCACAGAATTTCAAATCGATTAGGTTTAGTAGATACAAAAATGCCTGAAGAAACAGAACAAGAACTAATGAAAAAAATTCCCAAAAAATACTGGATAGACATTAATGATACTTTTGTGATGTATGGGCAAAATATATGCAAACCAATATCTCCAATGTGTGATGTTTGTAAAATTAAAAAAAATTGCAAATACTATAATCTAAAAAATTAA
- a CDS encoding phosphoadenylyl-sulfate reductase — translation MTKFTQEQVDDLNSKIKTTQEALEWVSENLHPKVAKASSFGAEDAVVMDIMLKINPKFRFFTLDTGRLPQETYDIIDIVSKKYNITVESLFPDTKEVEEMVNEKGMNLFYESVENRKLCCEIRKVHPMNKMLSTLDGWITGLRRDQTKNRENITIFQLDHGHGGILKINPIIDWTWDQIQEYIKKNNLPYNSLLDKNYPSIGCEPCTRPIKPGEDLRSGRWWWEQDGNKECGLHIERKRMD, via the coding sequence GTGACAAAATTCACACAAGAACAAGTAGATGACCTAAACTCCAAAATTAAAACTACACAAGAGGCTCTAGAATGGGTTTCAGAGAATCTTCATCCTAAAGTTGCAAAAGCATCTAGTTTTGGAGCTGAAGATGCAGTAGTTATGGATATTATGCTAAAAATTAATCCTAAATTTCGATTCTTTACACTTGATACAGGACGATTACCGCAAGAGACCTATGACATTATAGATATTGTTTCAAAAAAATATAATATTACAGTTGAATCCCTATTTCCAGATACAAAGGAAGTTGAAGAAATGGTAAATGAAAAGGGCATGAATCTTTTCTATGAAAGTGTAGAAAATAGAAAGTTATGTTGTGAAATTCGTAAAGTTCACCCCATGAACAAAATGTTAAGTACATTAGATGGTTGGATTACTGGATTAAGACGTGATCAAACAAAAAATAGAGAAAATATTACAATTTTTCAACTAGATCATGGACATGGAGGAATTTTAAAAATAAATCCAATAATAGATTGGACTTGGGATCAAATTCAAGAATATATTAAAAAAAATAATTTACCTTACAACAGCCTTCTAGATAAAAACTATCCTAGTATTGGTTGTGAACCATGCACTAGGCCTATCAAACCTGGTGAAGATTTAAGATCAGGACGATGGTGGTGGGAACAAGATGGAAATAAGGAATGTGGCCTTCATATAGAGCGTAAAAGGATGGATTAG
- a CDS encoding glycosyltransferase, with the protein MIQNNPQISIILPTYNESQNIVNILKLIRENIPKGISTQTIVVDDNSPDGTGKIVEDYILGIKKIAENTIDIIHRKAKNGLSSAILNGIQNAKGDTIVVMDSDFSHPPQIIPKMIETFKQYQCDLVVASRYMTGGNIHGWTIKRKLMSKIATVIAKKGLGVKTKDPMSGFFAFKKNIIKGLNFDALGYKFLLEILVKTKDIDVKEIPYTFENRRFGSSKLDSSTIIDYFKSVWKLYKNGKIKTTDEKRNSIRFISKAARFFTVGASGFGVNYLISMLFTSGLTEMWYLHANIFGIIASISTNFILNKVWTFEDRDFSRKKTFSQFGKFGAFSSLGALVQLGIVFTLVDSYEIVYPLALISAIGVAALSNFILNKKLTFKEKLWN; encoded by the coding sequence ATGATTCAGAATAATCCTCAAATATCAATCATTCTTCCCACGTATAATGAATCTCAAAATATTGTAAATATACTTAAATTAATTCGTGAAAATATTCCAAAAGGTATCTCTACTCAAACAATTGTAGTTGATGATAACTCTCCTGATGGAACAGGAAAAATTGTGGAAGATTATATTCTGGGAATTAAAAAAATTGCAGAAAATACTATTGATATAATTCATAGAAAAGCAAAAAATGGATTATCATCTGCAATTTTGAATGGTATTCAAAATGCAAAAGGTGATACTATAGTAGTGATGGATTCAGATTTTTCACATCCTCCACAAATTATTCCAAAAATGATTGAGACATTCAAACAATATCAATGTGATCTAGTTGTAGCTTCAAGATACATGACTGGTGGAAATATTCATGGTTGGACAATTAAAAGAAAACTAATGAGTAAAATTGCAACTGTAATTGCAAAAAAGGGGTTGGGAGTTAAAACAAAAGATCCAATGTCTGGATTTTTTGCATTTAAAAAAAATATCATTAAAGGATTAAATTTTGATGCACTAGGTTACAAATTCCTTTTAGAAATTCTTGTAAAAACAAAAGATATCGATGTAAAAGAGATACCATATACTTTTGAAAATAGAAGATTTGGTTCAAGTAAATTAGATAGTTCAACTATTATTGATTATTTTAAATCTGTATGGAAATTATACAAAAATGGAAAAATAAAAACTACTGATGAAAAACGAAATTCAATTCGTTTTATTTCAAAGGCTGCAAGATTTTTCACTGTTGGAGCCTCTGGATTTGGTGTAAATTATCTTATTTCTATGCTTTTCACATCTGGCTTAACTGAAATGTGGTATCTTCATGCAAATATCTTTGGAATTATAGCATCCATATCTACTAATTTTATCTTAAACAAAGTTTGGACATTTGAAGATAGAGATTTTTCACGAAAGAAAACATTTTCTCAATTTGGAAAATTCGGTGCTTTCAGTTCATTAGGTGCACTAGTGCAACTTGGAATTGTATTTACATTAGTAGATTCATATGAAATAGTATATCCTCTTGCCTTGATTTCAGCTATTGGTGTTGCAGCACTTAGCAATTTTATCTTGAACAAAAAACTTACTTTTAAAGAAAAACTTTGGAATTAA
- a CDS encoding aconitase X: MELTREEESALKGEQGEIMEMAYRILVATGEATDADRLIPIEWAHLSGVNYNTIGDAGEEFLSTISKDARVKVKTTLNPMGFDIDNVSNYNVDDNFISKQLSIKNSYETIGVIPSFSCIPYEIFDIPKENTQVAFAESNAAIHANSYDNLKTNKESAFSALASAITGKSPYSSLRKEDSPNLSIRMKINNPTELTYGMLGFFAGKVGDTSVNISGLGEMDRRQCKAMCGGMGTSGTCAKFLFDEEKSGIEKIDFDEKEMKNVYDELNTTEKGDIVTLGSPQLGLDEISDLTIKLKGRSFKKRCMVFTPRMVKEQARKLGYTNELERAGCEILSDCCTCLTPLINKDNVDAVTTNSIKGAFYLKNSNGVDVNLKSLAQIIEDETQ, from the coding sequence TTGGAGTTAACAAGAGAGGAAGAATCTGCATTAAAAGGTGAACAAGGTGAGATCATGGAGATGGCATATAGAATTTTGGTTGCAACGGGCGAAGCAACAGATGCTGATAGATTAATTCCAATAGAATGGGCTCATCTTTCTGGCGTAAATTACAATACAATTGGTGATGCAGGTGAAGAGTTTCTATCAACAATTAGTAAAGATGCAAGAGTCAAAGTAAAAACAACTTTGAATCCCATGGGATTTGACATTGATAATGTTTCAAATTATAATGTAGATGATAATTTTATATCAAAACAACTTTCAATAAAAAATTCTTATGAGACAATTGGTGTTATACCATCATTTTCATGTATACCTTATGAAATATTTGATATTCCAAAAGAAAATACTCAAGTTGCATTTGCAGAAAGTAATGCTGCAATTCATGCAAATTCATATGATAATTTAAAAACTAACAAAGAAAGTGCGTTTAGTGCACTTGCAAGTGCAATTACTGGTAAAAGTCCATATTCATCACTACGAAAGGAAGATTCTCCTAACCTATCCATTAGAATGAAGATCAATAATCCAACTGAATTAACATATGGAATGTTGGGATTTTTTGCAGGAAAAGTTGGTGATACATCTGTAAACATTTCAGGTTTAGGAGAAATGGATAGGCGTCAATGTAAAGCAATGTGTGGTGGAATGGGAACATCTGGAACATGTGCAAAATTTCTCTTTGATGAAGAGAAATCAGGAATTGAAAAAATAGATTTTGATGAAAAAGAAATGAAAAATGTTTATGATGAACTTAATACTACTGAAAAAGGAGATATTGTTACACTAGGAAGCCCACAGTTGGGATTAGATGAGATTTCAGATCTAACTATAAAGCTAAAGGGGCGTTCTTTCAAGAAGAGATGTATGGTATTTACTCCTAGAATGGTAAAAGAACAAGCTAGAAAGTTAGGTTATACAAATGAATTAGAACGTGCAGGATGTGAAATTCTTTCAGATTGTTGTACATGTTTAACACCATTAATCAATAAAGATAATGTAGATGCAGTTACTACAAACAGTATCAAGGGTGCATTTTATCTAAAAAACTCTAACGGAGTGGATGTTAATTTAAAATCCTTAGCACAAATTATAGAAGATGAAACACAATGA